Part of the Vigna radiata var. radiata cultivar VC1973A chromosome 11, Vradiata_ver6, whole genome shotgun sequence genome is shown below.
TTAGTGGAGTTTTGTTGTTGGAATTGTTTAAAAGAGACGGGATGGGAACAATGGTGGCTAGGTAAGCAACCTTCGTGAAATCCTCTgaactaagttttttttttctctgtttgaattattttgtccaAGGGTTGGTAACCTGTTTGGTAAGAGAAACAAGAGGTAAGGTATGGGGTAACATAGTTTAGTGGGCATCCTAGTGGAGCTACCATACAGGCCACAGATGTGAGATTCAGGTTTATTTATAACCCCTTAGGGTAGCTAATTATCACATTGATGTTTGTCGAGATTCTGATTGCAGAAGGCTGGAAATACGTGGATTGGATCTGAACTCCATCTCTGAGCATTCtccctttttctcttctatGAAACCATATGTTAAAAATGGTTGGAGGATTAGTTGAAATAACTATGTTAGTGTTAGTACACAAGTTATAAATAGGTGTgacttcatatatttattagtagACATGGTCTATTTGGGTAAAGTTCCCCATCGGCAATTagggaaaaaaaggaagaaaagggtgAAATAAGTTTAACCATAAACTGAAACAAGCTTATGCATAAGTTTGGAATTTGATTTTAGAGAAGATAACATGAGAGAACTACTTCAAATCAATTTACACATAAGCTAATTTTTTGTTATGGagaagtttatttaatttttctttctttgttctgTTAAAGTGTTTATAGAGACGTTCGTCCAAATAGACATATGTTGTATcactacaaaattaaattaattccaAAATCTATGATATCATGAGCTTCCTATGCAATTAGCATTATACTATCTGCAGTATGTTGTTCACGATGGTATTAtactaaataaagtttttttccctttccatttatttcattctcttatttttcaataaattttgcaGTGACCTTTATGAAGGCACTCGGACAGCAGAGGTGAAAGATATTTCTGGAATAAAACAACTTATTCAGCCTTTGGAGGCATCTGGCATATTGGTTAAGCGGACTGATGAAGAGGTTTGcctagttaaatatttttttgtgttttggataTTGTTGCTTACATGGTCGTGATAATTTATCAAGATATCTCATATCTTAATCATTCTCTCTTTATAGCTCTTGCAAACATTGGATTCATTCGTTGTTGTGGAAAGAGAAGGTCACATAATTGCCTGTGCCGCCCTTTTTCCTCACTTTGAGGAGAAGTGCGGGGAAGTTGCTTGCATTGCAGTATCTCCTGATTGTCGTGGCCAAGGACAGGGTGACAAATTGCTTGGTATGCTATTTTTCTGTGGTTGGTAGATAGGACCTAATAAGTTCTTAAATCAAGAACCTATAGGAAACACACTCCACACACCGAAATGCACAATCCAGAATACTGGATAAGCCTCTGTTCATTCCCTAACAATCTGAAAAACAAGTAAagagagcttaacctccccCTCTCAGGACAACAAGTTCCTGAATAAAACTTCCAATCACTCGCTAACCTCTCCCCACACAATCCTGAAACTATCTATACAAGTTACATCCCACCTTTCCCAACTGCCAAGGCAGTTAATgtctctttcttctctcataaACCAATAACCGCCTAACATTACCCCCCTCCTCCTCagcaaccttgtccccaaggttaaAGTCAGGGTATTGATCCTGCATGGTCTCGACGTTTTCCCAGGTAGCTCCATCTCTACCACCGTCTTGCTATTCCACTAGAACCTGCTGCACTGATCCTTCTCCCTGATGTTGTTGCCTTTTATCGAGAATCCTCACTGGCCAATAGCTGGGTCCTTCGGCTTGTAGCTCGGCAGGCAGCTGTTTTTCTATTCTATTTTCCCCCACCGCCTTCTTTAATTGGGAGACATGAAAAACATTGTGTATTCTAGCTGTTGCGGGCAATTGTAAGCGATACACAACCTTTCCAATTTGTTGAATCACTGGACAGCTGAATCACTGGGAAAGGTCCATAATATCGAGCTGCAAGCTTGGGATGGATTCGACAGGTCGGACCAATTAATAAGTTCTTAAATCAAGAACCTATAGGAAACACACTCCACACACCGAAATGCACAATCCAGAATACTGGATAAGCCTCTGTTCATTCACTAACAATCTGGAAAACAAGTAAagagagcttaacctccccCTCTCAGGACAACAAGNTCCTGAATAAAACTTNCAATNACTCGCTAACCTCTCCCCACACAATCCTNAAACTATCTATACAAGTTACATCCCACCTTTCCCAACTGCCAAGGCAGTTAANgtctctttcttctctcataaACCAATAACCGCCTATATATAACAAGATATGAACTAAATCAACATGAAAAAAACTAGAACAATGGTTGGATTACAGCTTCTTTGCAAAACTTGAAATTAAGAAGTATAGACTATGAAACACCCAGAGGTAGGCCGTTCTTCATTTAACCTTGCACTCACAAGTGATTCTCCTCCCCCCTTCAATCTGTTTCTCCCTTCCACTATACCCTCCTCTCCCATCTTACTGCATTATTAATGCATCCTCTCTTCTAACATTTCTCTGCCAATTGTCCATTATGTTATGCCCTTCGTCTCTCCTAGTTCTCTCTCAGCTGCTGCtccatgtttctttctttcatgcACAAGCAGGCCTTGTTTCTTGGCCCCATCTATCCCCTCTCCTATTCCTTCATCCCCTTTTCTCCCTTTACTCTATATACGTTCACGACGGGCCTATCATTGATGATTCTTGTGCTTGATGGGTTAGTGAGTGACTGAAAACTTGTGAAATGCTTTGACATATTGTGGctatttttcattgtttgtgTATATTCATTTGATGGTAAACACAAATCGAGGCCTTATGAATTAGTAGATAGACATTCTACTACTGAATATCGTGTAGATAGACATTCTACTACTGAATATCGTGTACTTATATTATAggtgaaaatattattttttggaagAGCAAGTAATAAATGTTGTTGTCCTGTTTGGTGCAGAAATTGAATATAGAGTTATGACATTAATTACCTGTGAACTTGTATTGATTAACAAATCCTTCGAGAGTTGTAATTCTGCTAAACACAGCAAATGAAATTGTAATGTGATGATAAAGAAAAGTCTTCATATTGCTTTCAATTGTCTTTCATGAAagaactaaacatatagaaattgtaTGCCACTTTGTTCAAGAGAAGGTCCTGTCCAGGAAGTTTTTTACTAAATTTGTCAACTTTTGTGATCAATTGGTAGATATTTTAACTAAATCCTTGGGAAGATTTTGAATTCAATTTGTATGTTCCATGCTTGCTGCATGCAATCTATATACCCCCCTCTACCTTGAAGGGGAGAGTTAAAACAATGATGTTTTCATCTATTGCTCAGCTTTTTAaagttcctttctttttcttcccttaTACGCTTCTCCCTCTTATAAAATATACACATCAGTGGGTAGTTTAAGATTCACTAAGTTCTCAGGAATCTCAAGTAGAGTGTTAgaaattttaaacatgtttgTGTCAAGATTATGTGGTGTGGGCGTCAGATTTTGATGTTATTGAGCAGCTGTATGATTTTAATCATTGATGCTGTTGTTCTATAATCATGCTTGCCACATGTTTTCAGAAGAGTTATTTAATTATACCATAAAAATATATGCAGATTATATGGAGAAGAAAGCATCGTATCTGGGACTGAATATGCTTTTCCTGCTAACTACCCGTACAGCAGATTGGTAAGTAACTCCCCTGATACATGTCATATAAGCCTTGATTGTAACAAATgtcatttttcacttttagtGGCTTGTCGCATACTCACTGATTCTTGAACACAGCTTATTGTTTGTTATCCTATTTTGGTGGCATGTCTTTGCATGTTTCTTCTACCATTTCTAAAATCTATATTGACAAAAATGGATATTAGTGCAATTACGAAGTTGATACGTTGATATATACATGGAATTCCTGAAAGAATTAGTTGTGAATTGCGATGCCTACAAATTATGGAAATTGATTACTAACTTTTTGACAGGTTTGTGAGGCGTGGATTTTCAGAATGTTCTATTGATTATATTcctgaaaagaaaaggagaaagatcaATCTTTCTCGCAATTCTAAGTATTATATGAAGAAGCTTCTACCAAATAAAAGTGGAATTACTGTTGGTGTAAAATCTGATTCAAGTTAGCTCCACTTTATGCTGTCTTTTTTCTTATTGATTGGATGCAATATATTAGGTACTTTTATAAACATTCTTATAACAATAAGGAATCTGGATCATCAGTGTATATCTCAGGCAGGTCGTCCATTTGTAGCATTAAgtttgttcctttttttttatcagcagaagcaatatattaaataaagggCATCAACTACTCTTCCTACATGGCTAAAACTGAGAAACACTTAACAATAAAAAGTAACcatacaaatataaaacttGATCCATGTATACAGTAAGTAAAAAAGAGTGATAAAAACCTTGTCTCCCAAGCTATAGCAACTTGAGTACAATGACCACACCTAGCTTCACAGAAACAAGGCTAATCTCATTTTAGAAAACAGTATGCCAGGGAAGACTAAACATTGACTAGTCTCTCAATAAAGACCAAgcaaaagaagcaaaagaaataatctTGTCAATGATATTCGAGAATTAAAAGCACATTCATTTTCATAACTTAATATTCCACAACACAATCATTTCTCTTTACTCTAGTTCAACTTTTCctctaatctcaacaaattggataaaaccaaattaaaagaaaggcAAACTCTACCCACAAAACAAGACATCTAATGTTTTCATAACATGctttttttctattccaataTCCATCCTAGTAGCTCGAAAGTTACTTTTGTAAATGGTAACTTTCTGTAAAAATACTGTTCAAAGCatcagatttgttttttttatgacaaaaacAGTGTTAGGAGAAgtctcaaaagaaaaaatggtaTCATCTcaatattgtaatatatttacCTCCATTATTTTTGTCACCATCAGTAAACTAGAATAAAGGTCTTTGAAAATTCTCTTTTTCATGATACCACTGACTCAAACTTTCTGTAGTAAATAAAGTAGGTTTCAAGGGATCTGATTGTCTCAATCCTCATTTAAACCTAACCTAAATGTGTAGTAGAACTTCCATTCTCTAAAACTAATATACAACTAGATTGTGAACAAACTCTCAACTAAAATATTCATCTATCCCTAAAACACAATCTCCTAAGCATTTATGATgaagaaagttcaaaaaattAAGTCATATCTTTTCTAATCATTCACCTTAAAGACTTTCTCTTTTTGCTTAATCAAGGGGACTTATTTTTCACCAACACACTAAGTAATATGCTTCTCCTTTCAATGAAGACACTTTTCTATGATGAATCACATTTCTTATAActgttttagattatttttaattttttactttaattttgtatatataaccAACTGAAGAGATAATTCTGAAATGATCTAAATCTTTGTTAAATTGCAACTTTGCAAAACTCCCCTTGAAGTTTCACTTTGTCTTTTTCACTTCACTCAAAACCACATTCTCcctttttcaattgaatttatattcaaaacaatataGTGATTATTCTTTGCTGCTATTCTCAAgtgcaatttataaaatagtgaTTTCCCAGTTGAAGGATGCTTATTACTTATTATGGTATGATTTTGgttctttaataatattttcaatttaagcTTCCTTTCTTTTGATCGTAttctttttaaacaaatttaatagaTGAGAGTACATTAATGATTTTTCAGGATCACTTatggaaaaagttatttttaatagaaacaatatatacaaatattcgagtttgaatttttaaaataaatatgaaaaattttctATAGAAATTTACTTATTATGTCTTTTATATAACTAATTAATGGAAACatattaatttacatttatgttcactttttttttataataataaaagtattattattataattataaaaataaatataaataatttttaaattttattataaatcatttttatttattttttagatttttttataagtaactattttaggttaaaaataattaaattaaaaaaatatttaaaaagtagaattgataaaataattattttaatttaaaaagtagttgtctaaaaaataaaatagaaaaaaaagatttattataacataataattacaaattataatttataatataatctattatattataaatactttgataatatttatattctttattacaattaagtaattaaaataaaataaaattattaatgataaataaatataatttactttccctttaatttttattctattttcacCTTTAAATTGTACTTAAACTCTGAGTAGTAGAACACGGGTGGTTGGTCTTTTATGGAATTCGGTGGATCGAGATCCAGtccaaaagaaaaggaaaattatagAGAAAAGCTAGAAACAAATTTGGATACAATAAAGGGATCCTCTAgcaattttaaaaagtattaaattgcTAGTTTTTTCCTCAGAAAAAACAATGTTAAAACAAATAAACCAGAAgacatcaattattttttctcttgttaTTTTCCTGTTCCTCGCAGGTACCAATTCCATTTATCTGCGTGTATGTACTCCAAAGTCTCCCAATTCACATCTTTGCCCCGCGATTCTTCGATGCGTTACATCTTCTTCCGTCGATTCTTCgttaattttctttcctttttctcccAAGTCAACTAAATTTTGTGCCATCTATATTCCAGGTTAGTTAGTGTGCACTGATATAGATTACACATCGCCGATTATTTTCTCTGTTACTTTTATTAAGTGTCCTGTACGAGTTGAAGAGGCCGCTACTTTTCCTTGTCattgttgtgtttgtttaattaatgtaagattTATGTGTGCATAATGAATTTGAAACCGAATCAAAAGCATCAGTTGGGTTTTTATTTGAGGCGGTGATGCAATAACCCTTAGAGGTAATTCTGCACTGTCGATAATGTTATGAGAGTTATGGAATCAGATGCAGAATTAGAGGTCACTAAAGGTGGTATTTGGTAGTGTAACTCTTTCTGTGTGCCTATATGAGATGGTGCCATTTTGCTACTTTTGCAAGGACTCTTATAATTGTATTGTCATtgcaacattttctttttctggtcAAGATGCTTCTGACAATGTTTAACTTATATCACTTTTTCCtgataaataatatgaaaatgtaattattgGACTTTCCAGAGTTTCCACTTAGATGTCTTGTGAATGAGATTGAAGGTAATTGGAAATTGAAGTCAATGCTTGATGAGGAAGATCTtgggtttgtttttttattttgttttaagaaaatatttgaagaagaaaatgtgtttAAATATGAAACTGTcttgtcatttttatttaacctttttttactCTCATGCCTGTAGGTAAGTTAAGGGAGAGTTTTTTGGTTGGTTGATGGACATGCAGAAGAAGACAGTCCTCAACTAAAACAAAAGCAGAGATTTGGCTGTCATAGAAAGGATTCGGACTTATTTTAATGGGTGCTCCTAAGCAAAAGTGGACAGCGGAGGAAGAAGCAGCATTGAAAGCTGGAGTTGTTAAACATGGGGCTGGAAAATGGCGCACCATACTTACCGATCCAGAGTTCAGTTCCATTCTGCGCATGCGTTCTAATGTCGATCTCAAGGTAAGTATTTCTGTCAGCCTAAAATGTTACTACTCTGCACATGTGAAATGACCTTCTTGTTTACTGCATCAATATTTGCAGAGTTCTGTTAGCTTTCagaaaatttctaaattttaagcaTACCAGGGTGTATCATGTGTGCTTTTAAACTGTGAATCAGGACAAATGGAGGAACATAAATGTGACAGCAATATGGGGATCAAGGCAGAAGGCAAAGCTTGCTCTTAAAAAGAACCTACTACCATCCCCAAAAATTGACAATAATCACATGGCCTTGAGTACTGCAGTTCAACGTGACAGAGGAGCAGGGGATCCCAAGCCTCTGGCAGTTTCTGGTGGAGTATCTCCTAATTCAAAGGAAAAAGTGTCAAGGCTACAGAACTTCCAGTTAAATATATCTGTCATTTACTCTTGACTAGTAATTGGTCTACTCGGCTTAGTtgagttaatttaaaaactgTATGAAGAAACAtgtataattattatgtttccCTTGCAAGTAATTAGGTTTAAGATTGCACAATACAGTGCACTagtatacaatttttttaataaacagaAACTTAAACTAAGTTTttagaaatgattttttaataaatagaaaattaaactaAGTTTCTTGAAATGAGGAATCATGTATTTTGATTCTTCATTCctgttgatttttgtttatttaatttcatgatGACTTTGAACCTAGCAAGACAAAGATACACATAAAGTATGATATTCAGTTGTCTGTTGATAAATAGTTATCTTCTGTTGTTATTTCTGTTGGCAATATTCTGTCAAATTTTGTGGTAATTTTGTCAAAATATTGAAACTATTATTAATTGTCACATTATGCATTTCAATGACAGCAGCtgtatgttttttaataatgtcAGGTtggataatattatattagagtCTATTATCAAGTTGAAGGAGCCGAAGGGTTCCGACAGGGCAGCAATTGCTTCATATATAGAGGTATTTGTACTAGAATCTAAGCATCTCAAGAAACAAATGATGATCAAGTACTTGTAAACTTCAGttctaaaagaatatttaatttcttttgttgttggcTTCTTCTTTTCCTGTTAATTTCTTTCTCATGAAAagatttaattcaatattaGGGAGTAAATTGTCTGCATTCATTAATATGCcatcaaataatatatctttcCATGCAGACATTTTGCATTGATTGATTTATTACTTATATGTGACAAAGGAAATGTATGTGTCCGTGTTTTCTACTCTAGTTTGCAATACACAAAATTCAggaaaaaattttgaaatatttctcTGGGTGATCCATGGAGTTAGATAATAGGTGTATTTATCAAAAGCTATATGGTAACTGATAAGTTAGCTTGTAAATGGACATAAgtacttaaattttattgtatagataagatttgtgttttttaaacaaaaatatattatgtaattataattttatatttttttaacaaataagtaAATTCTTATCAAACATTTTAGTGcttccatttctttttttaatgtcGTATATGTTTTTTGGATTTAGACAAGGGATTTAGTTTATACTAGTTGATATAATGtgtattaatgaaatttaatttttatttatcttataaatagtttaatttcaattttaatttaaactactggtgcattttttttttaattttcattgtaCGATTTTCAAATAGTATCATGTAAATAAAGGTTATTTACTTCATTTTGTAAtgttaaatcttttttaatttgaactaacaaaagttaaaagtaactcgacaaatactaaaaattgtttaatgacTAATTGTCAATGTAACATTCAAAATAGGTGATCATaggtaaaaagaaattaaggaTAATAagtaaatgtattaaaatataaatgatagtaatagaataaaattaaataagctaCAAGCTAGGGAAAGGAGCCTCATAAGCTCTTATAATTAGTTGCTTTGAAGTACCTTAACAAACACTTTTGTGTTGGTAAAACTAGTTTATAAGCTAGTCAAATAAACTTGTAATTAGCTTTTGTCTTACCAAAATTGCTAATTGTTTATTATCAATCAACAATTTCAACTTGTTATGGCATGTAACTAAGAATTCATTTATCAAAAGATTTTGACcttttaaatgtttcttttttccaaGTCCAAGCTGGGGGTCTCACATGTCAAGCATTAAAAGCTACTAACTCTTCTGCTCACCCATGTTTCGCAAGTGTTTAGCATAGATCAACCAATagtaatttgttatttattgctCTTTTTTTAATCCTGATTGGCTTATAGAATTATTAAATGCAGTAAATAATATcgatttaaaagtttaattttgtgcTGGTCAGTACCAGTGCATGGAAAGTAATGACAATTCTTCACCTCATCAGGATCAATACTGTTCTACACCAACCCTCAGAAAGTTACTGTCAACAAAACTGAAGCACATGGTGGCAAGTGGAAAATTAATGAAGGTAATTTTATCGTTAGTTAACTCCTTAACAAGACAGAATTTTGCTTGAATCATTGGACCCTATTTTCCTAATAAGCAGCATTTTTACTTACAAAACTTTGTAATGAAACACAGTCAGCGTggataaattttagttattgtaTGACAGATACATTATTAACAACGTATTGATGTTATTTACTCAAGGTTATGAACAATTTATGCCTAAGTAACTGGTTACATTACATGTATCtaaatatgcaaaaataaatatgttctCTTGTAGTAGTTGAACTATGCATATCTGACAGATTTTTCGCAAGAGTGATAAatctatttcaaattttgaattgataaaatattcGTGTCTAAtgctaaattaattttaggtaAATATTGGGTATGTGATTAAAATCAGTATTTGGTCAATTGATCCTGAGTGAGACATATCTAACGAGTAATGACAGGTAAAGCATAAGTACAGGATTGCAACAAATTTAACTATATCTGAGAAAAGAAGATGTTCTTCCTTGTTACTCCTGGAAGGAAGACCCAAAGATTCTCCAAAAACTGAGAAGACTGGTGTCAACATTCTTTCAAAATCCGAAATTGATGCAGAGCTATCTAAAATGAAGGGTGTGACACCACAAGAAGCAGCAGCTGCTGCTGCAAAGGCAGTTGCTGAGGCGGAAGCTGCCATTGCCGAAGCTGAGGCAGCAGCTAGGGAGGCAGACGCTGCAGAAGCCGAGGCAGAGGCTGCACGAGTGTTTGCAAAAGCAGCAATAAAGGCTCTAAAATGCAAGACGCTTCACATTTGGTAAGCTTCCTTTTCATTACCAAGAAAATTTATCAATGCCTAAACTTGTGTTTACAGAATATTTTTTCCAATTAGAATGCTGTTGGAAAGTGTTTACTATTTCCAATGTAATTGCCCACCATTTCTTGTTGCTTATCCAATTTAACAACCTTCTCCAAGTTCATGCAGAGActgttttcaaatttgaaatctcAACTAACTAGTCAAGAAAGGCAACTTCATCATCGTGTCAGGATTGTCCTCAGAATAGCATTTGACAATATCTTAGTTAAAATTCTCATCTCTCTTTTGACTCGGTTTCTAAGTACTAGTGATCCTAATCTTAATTGCCAACAAAAACCCTGTCAAAGTCAATTGTGAAAAGATTCCAGTTTGTTAACTAATACGGGTCAAAAggttttctctttgtttttattagtacTACATCATTCTTGTTCCTGCAGAAAATTGGTTTGTGTCAGTTCTTTTAGCTAACATTTTGATTTTCCAAATGTGTACAGATGGTGTCAGCTTCTGCACTGCTGATATGACCAGTATCAGTTTGAGCTCATAATTCTGCTGCTACACTTCCTTCATGTATTCAACTACTGTATATAATTTAGGTTTGTAAATTTGGAACACGCGGTGGTTGATCCATGAAACATTTTGTCAGGAGTCCTTAAGAgcgtattatttattatttttttaccttattttaaaGAAAGACAATTGAGGCGAGAATACAAAGTATTAGTGGAAGAGTGGAAGTAGTGATCGAGTATTATGATGGAACCGTGTGATGGACATCCTATAATAGTAAATAGAAGAATACagattttattagaattttctCATGACAAAATTGAGTCTCACTTTCTCGTAGGTCTTACACAAATCCTTTCTTTTTAAGTTGATATCGTCTTGTACTTATTTTTGAGATTTGGAGAAAAAGCTAAATTAGATAAGTAGTATTCTACAAAGAGTTTGGTTTGGTGATCTAAATGCTTGAAGTGAATTAAATCGTgctttgtttttacattttttttattaaaaaatggatttttaaaaaaaaattaatttttaaatacaactTCTAGTTTGGCATGATCGGTGGTAAGGTAAAATCATGATTTTATGTATTCACACATAATTGTATGCGCAGTGCATCggaaaaattattctaaaagtaACGCA
Proteins encoded:
- the LOC106776309 gene encoding telomere repeat-binding factor 2 isoform X1, with the translated sequence MGAPKQKWTAEEEAALKAGVVKHGAGKWRTILTDPEFSSILRMRSNVDLKDKWRNINVTAIWGSRQKAKLALKKNLLPSPKIDNNHMALSTAVQRDRGAGDPKPLAVSGGVSPNSKEKVSRLQNFQLDNIILESIIKLKEPKGSDRAAIASYIEDQYCSTPTLRKLLSTKLKHMVASGKLMKVKHKYRIATNLTISEKRRCSSLLLLEGRPKDSPKTEKTGVNILSKSEIDAELSKMKGVTPQEAAAAAAKAVAEAEAAIAEAEAAAREADAAEAEAEAARVFAKAAIKALKCKTLHI